The region GGCCACGCAGTTCTACGCGCGGGTCGCGAGCGGTGCGGCGAGCGGGGTCAGCGGTCTGGTCGAGGTGCGCCTCGACAGCCGTACGAGCACCCCCATCGGCAGTTTCGCGGTGGGCAACACCGGCGGCTGGCAGAGCTGGCGGACGGTCCCGGCCAACATCACCGGCGTCACCGGCACCCATGACGTCTATCTGACCTTCACCAGCGGCCAGCCGGCCGACTTCGTGAACGTCAACTGGTTCGACTTCGGCCACTGACGAGGAGGTTCCCCGGCGAGTGGTACGAGGAGTGAAGGGGCGGGCCCGCGGGCGCGCCCCTTTTCTTCGGCACGGACCCTTTTCGTCCTTTCCTCGGCACGGACCCTTCTCGTCGGGACGGACTCAGCGCAGCTCCGCCCGGAACACCACCGGGCTCGTCCCCGTGTGCTGGTGGAAGAACTTGGAGAAGTTCGCCGAGTCGGGGAAGCCCACGGCGACGCCGATGCGGCCGATGGGCATCTCCGTGTGGGCCAGCAGCCGTTTGGCCTCCAGGACCACCCGCTTGTCGATGAATCCCTTCGGTGTCTCACCGGTGGCCGCGCGCACCGCGCGGACCAGGGTGCGGCGGGAGTAGCCGAGGGCGTCGGCGTACGCGCTGACGCTGTGGTTGGAGGCGAAGTCCTTCTCCACCGCGTCCCGGAAGCGCGTGAAGGTGGTGTCGGTCTGCTCGCGGGCCGCTTCGGCGGAGCTGGCCGCGAGATGGGCGAGGCGCAGCAGGAACGCGGTGAGGGAGTGCCGCAGCACCGCGGTATGCAGACTGAGCGGCAGCGTGGTGGTGTCGACGTACTCGCGTTCGAGCTGGGTGAGCGAGTGCTCCAGGGCGGCCAGTTGGGCGACGCCGGGTCGCAGCAGCGGCGGCTGGTCGTAGCGGTAGAGACCGGTCGCCTCGACGGTCGCGCGCGGCAGGAAGCCGGGCTGCATGATCAGGACGGTGCCGCGGTAGCGGTCGGTGCGGGAGAAGCGGTGCACCTGACCGGGGCGGATCCACAGGATGTCGCCCGCGGACGCCTCGTACTCGGCGAAGTCGATCATGTGTCTGACCGGGCCCTCGCGAAAGATCATCACGACGTGGAAGTCGATCCGGTGCACGCGTTCCAGCGGGGCGTCCGCGTGCCAGACGCGCCCGGTCCCCATTGCGCCGACCTGCATACCGACGCCGGACAGGCTCAGATCGACCGGGAAGGGGAAGGTCCTGATCCCGTCCTGGGTCCCGCCTTCGCCCCCTGCACCGCCTTGGGTGGTTCTGTCTGCCATGTCCCTCTCGCGTCGACTCGCTACAGCACTCCGTGTCCCACTTTCACCGAAGGCTGACACACGGGCACCTTCCCCGGCAAAAGTCTGACTTTTAGTTTTGAAGGCGTTCCACCAGAGATTCCAGATCCAGTGAGGACTTCTTGAAGATGAGTGCGCAGAGCCCCGACGGCTTCGAATGGACCGAGCTCGACCGGCGGGCCGTCGACACCGCCCGCATCCTGGCCGCTGACGCCGTACAGAAGGTCGGAAACGGCCACCCGGGCACCGCGATGAGCCTGGCCCCGGCCGCGTACACGATCTTTCAGAAGGTGATGCGACACGACCCCGCCGACCCGGAGTGGACCGGCCGCGACCGGTTCGTCCTGTCCCCCGGTCACACCTCGCTGACCCTCTACACGCAGCTCTTCCTCTCCGGCTACGAACTCGGCCTGGACGATCTGAAGGCGTTCCGCACGCATGGTTCGAAGACGCCGGGTCACCCCGAGTACGGGCACACGGCGGGTGTGGAGACGACGACCGGTCCGCTGGGGCAGGGTGTCGCGAACGCGGTGGGCATGGCGATGGCCGCCCGCTACGAGCGCGGTCTGTTCGACCCCGAGGCGCCGGAGGGTGAGTCGCCCTTCGACCACACCATCTGGGGCATCGTCTCGGACGGTGACCTGGAGGAGGGCATCTCCGCCGAGGCGTCCTCGCTCGCGGGCCACCAGAAGCTGGGCAACCTGGTCTTCGTCTACGACGACAACCACATCTCCATCGAGGGCGACACCGCCACCGCGTTCTCCGAGGACGTGCTGGGGCGCTACGAGGCCTACGGCTGGCACGTGCAGCGCATCGAGCCCTCGGCCGACGGCGACATCGACGTCCGCGCGCTGTACACGGCGCTGAAGGCGGCGCAGGCGGAGACCGGACGGCCCTCGATCATCGCGATGCGCACGATCATCGCCTGGCCCGCGCCGAACGCCCGCAACACCGAGGCCTCGCACGGCTCCGCGCTGGGCGCGGACGAGGTCGCCGCCGCCAAGCGTCTGCTGGGCTTCGATGCGGAGAAGTCCTTCGAGGTCGCGGGCGAGGTCCTCGCCCACGCCCGCCAGGCCCTGGACCGGGGTGCCGAGGCGCACGCCGCCTGGGACAAGCACATCGCCGAGTGGCGCACCGCGCAGCCCGAGCGGGCCCGGCTGTTCGACCGGATCGTCGCCGGCCAGCTTCCCGAGGGCTGGCAGGAGAAGCTCCCGGCGTTCGAGGCAGGCACGTCCGTCGCCACCCGCGCCGCCTCCGGCAAGGTCCTGCAGGCGCTCGGCTCAGTGATCCCCGAGCTGTGGGGCGGTTCCGCCGACCTGGCCGGCTCGAACAACACCACCATCGACAAGACGTCCTCCTTCCTGCCGAAGGGCAACCCGCTGCCCGAGGCCGACCCGTACGGCCGTACCGTCCACTTCGGCATCCGCGAGCACTCCATGGCCGCGGAGATGAACGGCATCGCCCTGCACGGCAACACCCGCATCTACGGCGGCACCTTCCTGGTCTTCTCCGACTACATGCGCAACGCCGTACGTCTGTCCGCGCTGATGCAGCTCCCCGTCACCTACGTGTGGACACACGACTCCATCGGTCTGGGCGAAGACGGCCCGACCCACCAGCCCGTCGAACACCTGGCCTCGCTGCGCGCCATCCCGGGCCTGAACATCGTCCGCCCGGCCGACGCCAACGAGACCGCGATCGCCTGGGCCGAGATCCTCAAGCGGCACGCCACCAACCCCGCCCCGCACGGCCTGGCCCTGACCCGCCAGGGCGTCCCCACCTACGAGGCCAACTCCGATGCCGCCAAGGGTGGTTACGTGCTGCGTGACTCCTCCACCGAGACGCCCGACCTGGTTCTGATCGCCACCGGCTCCGAGGTGCACCTCGCCGTCGAGGCGCGTGAGCTGCTGGAGGCCGAGGGGATCGGCACCCGGGTCGTGTCGATGCCGTCCGTGGAGTGGTTCGAGGAGCAGTCCACGGAGTACCGGGCGAGCGTCCTTCCGCCGTCCGTGAAGGCCCGCGTGGCGGTCGAGGCGGGCATCGGCCTGACCTGGTACCGCTACGTCGGTGACCATGGACGCATTGTCTCCCTCGAGCACTTCGGTGCTTCGGCCGACGCAAAGACCCTGTTCGCCGCGTTCGGTTTCACCGCCGAGAACGTCGCCGCCGCCGCGCGGGAATCCCTCACCGCCGCCCGCGGTTGATCCGATCGCACGAAGGAAGATGATCACTGTGACCGAAACAACCGCGACCGCGGTAACCCTGAAGCGCCTCTCCGACGAAGGCGTCTCCATCTGGCTGGACGACCTCTCCCGCAAGCGCATCGCCTCCGGCAACCTCGCCGAACTCGTCGAGACCAGGCACGTGGTGGGCGTCACCACCAACCCCTCCATCTTCCAGGCCGCCATCGGCTCCGGTGAGGGGTACGAGGAGCAGCTCGCCGACCTGGCCGAACGCGGCGTGACGGTCGACGAGGCCGTCCGGATGATGACCACGGCCGACGTCCGCGCCGCCGCCGACATCCTGCGCCCGGTGTATGACGCCACCGCCGGCCGTGACGGCCGGGTCTCCATCGAGGTCGACCCACGCCTCGCCCACAACACGAGGGCGACCGTCGCCGAGGCCAAGCAGCTCGCCTGGCTCGTCGACCGCCCGAACGTGATGATCAAGATCCCGGCGACGAAGGCCGGTCTCCCGGCGATCACCGAGGTCATCGGCCTCGGTATCAGCGTCAACGTCACGCTGATCTTCTCGCTGGAGCGCTACCGCGAGGTCATGGACGCCTATCTGGCGGGCCTGGAGAAGGCCAAGGCGGCGGGCATCGACCTCGCCACCATCCACTCCGTCGCCTCCTTCTTCGTCTCCCGCGTCGACAGCGAGATCGACAAGCGGCTGACGAAGGTCGGGACCGACGAGGCCCTCGCTCTCAAGGGCAGGGCGGCGCTCGCCAACGCGCGGCTCGCCTACGAGGCATACGAAGAGGTGTTCGCCTCCGCCCGCTGGACCGCGCTCGCTCCGGCCGGCGCCAACAAGCAGCGCCCGCTGTGGGCCTCGACGGGCGTCAAGGACCCCTCGTACAAGGACACGCTGTACGTCGACGAGCTGGTCGCGCCGGGCACGGTCAACACCATGCCGGAGGCGACGCTCAACGCCACGGCCGACCACGGTGACATCCACGGCGACGCGGTGACCGGGGGCTACGCCCAGGCGCGCGCCGACCTGGCCGCCGTGGAAGGGCTCGGGATCTCCTACGACGAGGTGGTCGACCTGCTGGAGGACGAGGGCGTCTCGAAGTTCGAGGCGGCCTGGGGTGATCTGCTCGACGCGGTCGCGACCTCGCTGAGCAGCAAGGGAGTTGAGGGGGAATGACCGAGCGTGAAGCGCTTCCCGACAGTGCCCCGCAGGATGCGGCCACCACGCCGGAGGGACCTGGTGACACGACCGTGGAACCGGACGGTGTGAAGCCGGTCGATGTGAAGGCTGTCGATGTGAAGGCCGCGGCCAAGAGCGACGGCCCCGTTCCGGTGGCGGAATGGGAGAACCCGCTCCGTGACCCCCGTGACCGCCGCCTCCCCCGTATCGCGGGTCCCTCGGGCCTCGTCATCTTCGGTGTCACCGGCGACCTGTCCCGCAAGAAGCTGATGCCGGCCGTCTACGACCTCGCCAACCGCGGTCTGCTGCCGCCGGGCTTCTCGCTCGTCGGGTTCGCCCGCCGCGACTGGGAGGACGAGGACTTCGCGCAGATCGTGCACGACTCGGTGAAGGAACACGCGCGCACCCCGTTCCGGGAGGAGGTCTGGCAGCAGCTCGCCGAGGGCATGCGGTTCATCCCGGGCACCTTCGACGACGACACGGCGTTCAAGCAACTGCGCTCCGCCATCGAGGAGTTGGACGCGGCCCGGGGCACCAGCGGCAACTACGCGTTCTACCTCTCCGTACCCCCGAAGTTCTTCCCGAAGGTCGTCCAACAGCTCAAGAAGCACGGGCTCGCGAGCCCGCCGGAGGGTTCCTGGCGGCGCGCGGTGATCGAGAAGCCGTTCGGCCACGACCTGGAGAGCGCGCGCGAGCTGAACGCGCTCGTGCACGACGTGTTCGACCCGGAGCAGGTCTTCCGCATCGACCACTACCTCGGCAAGGAGACCGTCCAGAACATCCTGGCGCTCCGCTTCGCCAACCAGATGTACGAGCCGATCTGGAACCGGTCGTACGTCGACCACGTGCAGATCACCATGGCGGAGGACATCGGCATCGGCGGCCGGGCCGGCTACTACGACGGCATCGGTTCGGCCCGTGACGTGATCCAGAACCACCTGCTCCAGCTGATGGCGCTGACCGCCATGGAGGAGCCGATCGCCTTCGACGCCGAGTCGCTGCTGACCGAGAAGCTCAAGGTCCTCAAGTCGGTGAAGCTGCCGGAGAACCTGGGCGAGCACACCGTGCGCGGCCAGTACGCGGCGGCCTGGCAGGGCGGCGAGAAGGTGCGCGGCTATCTGCAGGAGGAGGGCATCGACCCCAAGTCGACGACCGACACCTACGCGGCCGTCAAGCTGGAGGTCGACAACCGCCGCTGGGCGGGCGTCCCCTTCTATCTGCGCACCGGCAAGCGCCTTGGCCGGCGGGTGACGGAGATCGCGGTGGTCTTCCAGCGCGCCCCGCACTCCCCGTTCGACTCGACCGCCACCGAGGAGCTCGGCCAGAACGCGATCGTCATCCGCGTCCAGCCCGACGAGGGTATGACGGTGCGCTTCGGATCGAAGGTCCCGGGTACGTCGATGGAGATCCGGGACGTCACGATGGACTTCGCCTACGGCGAGTCGTTCACCGAGTCCAGCCCGGAGGCATACGAACGGCTGATCCTGGATGTCCTGCTCGGCGACGCCAATCTCTTCCCCCGTCACCAGGAGGTGGAAGAGTCCTGGAAGGTCCTCGACCCGATCGAGGACTACTGGGAGACCCATGGCAAGCCCGCGCAGTACCCCTCGGGCAGCTGGGGTCCGAAGGAAGCCGACGAGATGCTCGCACGAGACGGACGGAGCTGGCGCAGGCCATGAAGATCGACCTGACCGACACCACGGCAAGCAAGATCAACAAGGCGCTCGTGCAGGGGCGCCGCACCATCGGCACCCCCGCCGTGGGCATGGTCCTGACGATGGTCATCGTCACCGACGAAGAGAACGCGTACGACTCGATCAAGGCCGCCGAGGAGGCCTCGCGCGAGCACCCCTCGCGCACCTTGGTCGTCATCAAGCGGCACGCCCGCACCCCGCGCGACCGCACCAACTCGCGCCTCGACGCCGAGGTCCGGGTGGGCGCCGACTCCGGCGCCGGTGAGACCGTCGTGCTGCGGACCTACGGAGAGGTGTCCGACCACGCCGACTCCGTGGTCCTGCCGCTGCTGCTGCCGGACGCGCCCGTCGTCGTCTGGTGGCCGGTGGACGCCCCCGAGGTACCGGCCAAGGACCCGCTGGGCGCCCTCGCGCAGCGCAGGATCACCGACATGTACGCCGTCGAGTCGCCGCTCACGGCCCTGGAGGCCCGCGTCAACTCGTACGCGCCGGGCGACACCGACCTGGCGTGGACCCGGCTGACGCCCTGGCGCTCGATGCTGGCCGCCGCGCTCGACCAGGCCCGTACGAAGGTGATCTCGGCCGCCGTCGAGAGCGAGGCCGACAACCCGAGCGCCGAGCTGCTCGCCCGCTGGCTGGGCGCCCGGCTCGACGTGCCGGTCGAGCGGGTCGTCACCGCCGGTCCGGTGGTGACCGCGGTGCGGCTCGGCACGGAGAACGGCGAGATCGTGATCGACCGGCCCGAGGGGCCGCTGGCCACGCTGTCGCTGCCCGGGCAACCCTCCCGCACCCTCGCGCTGAAGGTGCGCAGTACTTCCGAGCTGATCGCCGAGGAGCTGCGCCGCCTCGACGCGGACGAGATGTACGCCGTCGCCCTGCGGGGCGAGGGCGGCACCAAGGAGACCCCCCGTCATGTCTGACTCCCCCAAGCTCACACGGCGTCCGGAGTGGGTGGCCCTGGAGGACCACCGCGCGGACGGTCTGCTCCACCCGCGGCTGCGTGAGTTGTTCGCCGCCGATCCTGCCCGCGCAGAACGCTATGTCGTGCGGGTCGGCGATCTGCGGATCGACTACTCCAAGCACCTGATCACGGACGAGACCCTCGCCCTCCTCCAGGAACTGGCCACCGCCACCGACGTGTTCGGGCTGCGGGACGCGATGTTCCGCGGCGAGAGAATCAACGTCACCGAGGACCGGGCGGTGCTGCACACCGCGCTGCGGGCCCCCCGGAACGCCGTGATCGAGGTCGACGGCGAGAACGTCGTCCCTGGCGTGCACACCGTGCTCGACAAGATGGCCGACTTCGCCGAGCGGGTCCGCGCCGGCGAGTGGACCGGTCACACGGGTCGTCCTATCCGCAATGTCGTCAACATCGGTATCGGCGGCTCCGACCTCGGTCCGGCGATGGCCTACGAGGCGCTGCGCGCCTTCACGGACCGTTCGCTGACCGTGCGGTTCGTGTCGAACGTGGACGGCGCCGATCTGCACGAGGCCGTCCGCGACCTCGACCCGGCCGAGACGCTGTTCATCATCGCCTCGAAGACGTTCACCACGATCGAGACGATCACCAACGCGACCTCGGCGCGGACCTGGCTGCTCGCCGCGCTGGAAGGTGACGAGAAGGCGGTCGCCAAGCACTTCGTGGCACTGTCGACGAACGCCGGCAAGGTGTCGGACTTCGGTATCGACACGGCCAACATGTTCGGGTTCTGGGACTGGGTCGGCGGACGTTACTCCTTCGACTCGGCGATCGGCCTGTCGCTGATGATCGCGATCGGCCCGGACCGTTTCCGGGAGCTGCTCGACGGGTTCAGGATCGTCGACGAACACTTCCGTACGGCTCCCGCCGAGGCCAACGCGCCTTTGCTGCTTGGCCTGTTGGGTGTCTGGTACGGCAACTTCTTCGACGCCCAGTCGCACGCCGTACTGCCGTACTCGCACTACCTGTCCAAGTTCACCGCCTACCTGCAGCAGCTGGACATGGAGTCCAACGGCAAGTCGGTGGACCGCGACGGCAACCCGGTGGAGTGGCAGACCGGTCCCGTGGTGTGGGGCACGCCCGGCACCAACGGGCAGCACGCCTACTACCAGCTCATCCACCAGGGCACGAAGCTGATCCCCGCCGACTTCATCGGCTTCGCCAACCCGGTGGACGAGCTGGAGCCCGAACTCGCCGCCCAGCACGACCTGTTGATGGCGAACTTCTTCGCGCAGACCCAGGCCCTCGCCTTCGGCAAGACGCCCGACGAGGTGCGCGCCGAGGGCGTGCCCGAGGAACTGGTCCCGCACAAGACGTTCAAGGGCAACCACCCGACGACGACGATCCTCGCGAGCGAGCTGACGCCGTCGGTCCTCGGCCAGCTCATCGCCCTCTACGAGCACAAGGTGTTCGTCCAGGGCGCGATCTGGAACATCGACTCCTTCGACCAGTGGGGCGTAGAGCTCGGCAAGGTCCTCGCCAAGCGCGTCGAACCCGCGCTCACCGAAGGCGCCGACGTGCCCGGCCTCGACCCCTCCACCGCCGCCCTCGTGGCCGCGTACCGCACCCTCCGAAAGAAGTGACTGTCATGCAGCTCGGACTCATCGGCCTCGGCAAGATGGGCGGCAACATGCGCGAGCGGATCCGCCGCGCGGGCCACACGGTCGTCGGCTACGACCGCAACCCCGAGGTCTCGGACGTCAGCAGCCTCACCGAACTCGTGAGCGCGCTCGAAGGCCCGCGCGTGGTGTGGGTGATGGTCCCCGCCGGCGCCGCCACGCAGTCCACCATCGACCAGCTCGGCGAGCTCCTGGAGCCCGGTGACACCGTCGTCGACGGCGGCAACTCCCGCTGGACGGACGACGAGAAGCACGCGGAGGAGCTGGCCGCCAAGGGCATCGGGTTCGTCGACGCGGGCGTCTCCGGCGGCGTCTGGGGCCTCAAGAACGGCTACGCGCTGATGGTCGGCGGCGACGCCGAGCACATCGCCAAGGTGCAGCCGGTCTTCGACGCCCTCAAGCCCGAGGGCGACGCCGGCTTCGTGCACGCCGGCAAGGTCGGCGCCGGCCACTTCTCCAAGATGGTCCACAACGGCATCGAGTACGCCATGATGCAGGCCTACGCCGAGGGCTGGGAGCTCCTGGAGAAGGTCCACTCCGTCACCGACGTGCGCGAGGTCTTCCGCTCCTGGCAGGAAGGCACCGTCATCCGCTCCTGGCTGCTCGACCTCGCGGTCAACGCGCTGGACGACGACGAGCACCTGGAGAAGCTGCGCGGCTACGCGGACGACTCCGGCGAGGGCCGCTGGACCGTCGAGGCGGCCATCGACAACGCCGTCCCGCTGCCCGCCATCACCGCCTCCCTCTTCGCCCGGTTCGCCTCCCGCCAGGACGACTCCCCGCAGATGAAGATGATCGCGGCACTGCGCAACCAGTTCGGCGGCCACGCCGTCGAGTCGGCGAAGTAACGACCATGGGCGACCTCCTGCTGGTCCGCCACGGTGAGACCGAGTGGAGCGTGTCGGGCCAGCACACCAGCTGGACCGACCTGCCCCTCACCCAGCACGGCGAGGAACAGGCCAAGTCCCTCGCCCCGCTGCTCGCCGGCCGGACCTTCGCCCTGGCCCTGACCAGCCCGCTCGGCCGCGCGATACGCACGGCGGAACTCGCGGGCGTGTACGGGGCCGTGGCCGATCCCGATCTGCACGAGTGGGACTACGGCGCGTACGAAGGCATCACGACCGTCGAGATACATCGCACCAGGCCCGACTGGTTCCTGTGGAACGACGGTGTGCCGTCCGGCCCTGACGGCCGTCCCGGCGAGTCACCGGCGGAGGTGGGAGAGCGCGCCGACCGCGTGCTGTCCCGCGTCGGACCGGCGCTGGCCGACGGCGACGTGATCCTCGTGGCGCACGCCCACTTCCTGCGTGTGCTGACGGCCCGTCGGCTCGGGCTGTCCCCCGCGGACGGGCGGCTGTTCCAACTCGCGACGGGCACCGTCAGCCGGCTGTCCACCGAGCACGGACATCCTGTGATCGCCGAGTGGAACGCCGCCGGAACTTCTGTGGCGGTTCGCTAGTTTCTACATTGCTGTAGAAATCGAAGAGGTCACGGTCCGCCCTCAGGGGCGGGCCGGGCCTCTCCCAACGTATGGAGCTCTCATGGCCCTGTGGGACCGCATCAAGGAGTCCGCGTCGACGATGCAGACCCAGCTCGTGGCGAAGAAGAACGATCTGAAGAGCGGTGCCTTCCGCGACGCGAGCATGGCGATGTGCGCGCTCGTCGCCGCGGCGGACGGAACGGTCGATCCTTCCGAGCGCCAGCGCGTCGCGCAACTCATCGCCACGAACGAGGTGTTGCAGAACTTCGACGCCGACGACCTGCGCCGCCGCTTCGACGACAACCTGAACAAGCTGACCGCCGACTTCGCCTTCGGCAAGGTCAGCGTCCTCCAGGAGATCGCCAAGGCGAAGAAGAAGCCGGCCGAGGCGCGCGCCGTCATCCAGATCGGCATCGTCATCGGCGGCGCCGACGGCGACTTCGACAAGACCGAGCAGGCCGTCGTGCGCGAGGCGTGCTTCACGCTCGACCTGCCGCCGCACGAGTTCGACCTGTAGTTCCCCACCGGCTCCGGCCGCGCCACCTCGACGGCCGGGACACGTGAGGTGGCTCAGGCGCCGCGCGTGGCGCGCCTGCGCCACTTCACGTACTCCGCCTCCGGGTCGCCGGTGCGGGACCAGGGCATCCGGCTGGCGCGCACCCCAAGCGTCCGGAAGAGCGGGGCCGCGAGATCCCACTGGCCGGCGTAACTCGCGGCGTGCGCCAGGTAGTTGAGGTCGCGCACCTCCTCCGGCGCGGGCTGGCCGTCCGGGCGCGCGGATATCCAGCGCTGCCAGGTGCGCCGTACGTCGTCGACGGCTCCTTCGTGGTTCCAGTGCCCGTCGAGGTCGACGGGCGCGTCCGGCCGCCCCTTCGCCTCCTCCTGGAGAAAGCGGTACTCCTCCACACGGGCGAACTGCACCAGGACCGGCAGCGCGCAGCCCGGCGGGGCGACGCTCGCCGCGTCGCGGGCGAAGTCGTACATCAGGGCGTGGGTGCCGTGCCAGCGCGCCGAGTAGTAGCGCAGCACATGGAGGTGGCCCTCGATCGTGTAGGGGTCACGGGCGTGCAACTCGTCCCACCAGCGGCCGAGTTCCTGGCGGCGCACCCCGGCGGCATAGAGCCGGGCGACGGAGATGAGGCAGATCCAGGGCGTGGGGTCCTCGGGGTAGGCTTCGGCGCCCTGGAGACAAGCCAGCACCGCCCGGTCGACGCGTCGCTGTTCGACGGGTACGCGCCCACCCGCGGCGGTGGCGAGGGTGAAGGCCCTGGCCACCTCGGTCGCGGCCCGCAGGACCAGGGCGTCGGCGCTGCGCGGCTCCGCGGCGAGCCAGGACTCGACCGCCGAGTTGCCCGCGCACGCCGGCGCGAGCAGCCGGATCCGGTGGGCGCGCACGGACCACGCGGGGCCGGTCACCCGCAGCAGATCCCGCAGGCCCTGCCAGCGCCCGTTGGCGATGTCCTTGCGTGCGGTGGAGAGGGGCGCGTCCCCGTAGTCGGGGTCGAAGTCGGGGGTGAAGCGGTCTCCCGGCATGGGCTCCCTCTCAGAACATGAGGCACTGAAACCGGCCTCGGAGCCGGAGGCCGATTGCTCCACGTCCTGGGCAGCGGACTGGGGGCGATACCGTGCTGCCGCTGTCATCGGCCGACGGTCGCTCCGCAGAGGTGTTCCGCGGGTGGTGTGATGATAGCGGTGGCCATTGACGTTTCAATGTCAACTGACGGGTAATATGCGCCGCCCGGGACTCGGACGAGCGGCGGCGGCACACGGCTGAAGCGTCACCGCCCCGGCCGGCGCGGCAGGTGCTGCGCGGCCAGCCGCACGGGGGCGTTCTGCGCTCCGTAGCCCCGGTAGCCGCCGTCACGCTGGACGAGTTCGAAGAAGACACGGCCGACCGTCTCGGTGTAGCAGTGGCGGAACTCGCCCTCCGCGTCACGGTCGTAGAGGATGCCGAGTTCGCGGTACGCCGCCAGCTCGCCGTCGGCGAACTCATACCGCGCGGCGAGGTCGTCGTAGTAGTTCGCGGGCATCGCCAGCAGTCGGCCGCCGGCCTCGCGGAAGCGGCGGGCCGCGGTGACCACGTCGTCCGAGGCGAGGGCGATGTGCTGGGCGCGGGCGCCCTCGTCGGTGGGGGCGGGCCCGACGCCGAGGGCGATACGGACGCTGCCGTCGGCGCTGGTGACCGCACGGCTGCGGTGCAGCCCGTACGGATCGGCGACATCGACGCTGTCCTGTGCGCTCAGCCCGAGCACACTGCGGTGGAAGAGCGCCGCCTCGTCGAACTGGTGCCAGGGCTGGGTGAGGGCCAGGTGGTCGATACGGGCCACGTGCTGCGGGAGTCGTTCGTGCGGGACCGGCACGAAGTCGCCTGTCCAGCTCGCGAGTTCGGGGTGCCCGGAGCGATCCGTGACGCAGAAGAAGAGTTCGGTGCCGTCGGGGGCGGCCACCGCGTCCAGCGGTGCGTCCTCGGGGGCACGACGGCGAGGCAGAACCGGGGCGAGGAGGGATTCGGCGCGCCGGGCCGCGGCGGCCGGGTCCGGGGACTCCAGGCCGACAGCGGCGAGGGCGGTGCCGTCGCGCCGGGCGGCCGGTCCGGTGTTGACGAGGACACGGGCCTCGCCCTGCTGCCAGAGGTCGACGGGCTTGCTGCGGTGCCTGGCGCTGCGGGTGAAGCCGAGGGCGCCGAGGAGCGCGGTGACGGGTTCGGCGTCGGAGGTGACGAGCTCGGCGAAGGCGACACCGGTCGGCACCACGGGCGCGGGCGGGGCCGCGAGTCCAGTCGCCTCCTGGAGGACGAGGAGGGAGCGGCGTGCGTCCACGGCGGTCGGCCCGGCCTCGGCCTGCCGGAAGACGTCGTTGAAGACCTCGAGGGAGAGCGGTCCGCGGTATCCGGCCCGCAGGACGTGTCCGAGGAACCCCGCGATGTCGAAGCCGCCCTGGCCCGGGAAGCAACGGTAGTGGCGGCTCCACTGCAGGACGTCCATCGCCATCAGGGGGGCGTCGGCGAGTTGCAGGAAGAAGATCTTCTCTCCGGGGATGTCCTCGATGCCCTTGGGGTCGCCGCCGCGGGCAAGGATGTGGAAGCTGTCGAGGCAGGTGCCGAGGGCGGGGTGGTCCGCGGCTTCGACGATGCTCCAGGCGTGGTCGTACGTACTCACATGGCGGCCCCACGCGAGCGCCTCGTAGGCGACGCGCATGCCGAAGTCCTGAGCGAGGTCCGCGAGCCGGCGCAGCTGGTCGGCCGCGAGCGCGTCGTCGTCCACGGCGAGCGGGGAGACGCTGGAGC is a window of Streptomyces mirabilis DNA encoding:
- a CDS encoding bifunctional sugar phosphate isomerase/epimerase/4-hydroxyphenylpyruvate dioxygenase family protein translates to MRTSIATVSLSGSLTEKLTAAGRAGFDGVEIFENDLLASPLTPEEIRARTADLGLSIDLYQPMRDIEAVPEEEFARNLRRARHKFELMRRLGTDTVLVCSSVSPLAVDDDALAADQLRRLADLAQDFGMRVAYEALAWGRHVSTYDHAWSIVEAADHPALGTCLDSFHILARGGDPKGIEDIPGEKIFFLQLADAPLMAMDVLQWSRHYRCFPGQGGFDIAGFLGHVLRAGYRGPLSLEVFNDVFRQAEAGPTAVDARRSLLVLQEATGLAAPPAPVVPTGVAFAELVTSDAEPVTALLGALGFTRSARHRSKPVDLWQQGEARVLVNTGPAARRDGTALAAVGLESPDPAAAARRAESLLAPVLPRRRAPEDAPLDAVAAPDGTELFFCVTDRSGHPELASWTGDFVPVPHERLPQHVARIDHLALTQPWHQFDEAALFHRSVLGLSAQDSVDVADPYGLHRSRAVTSADGSVRIALGVGPAPTDEGARAQHIALASDDVVTAARRFREAGGRLLAMPANYYDDLAARYEFADGELAAYRELGILYDRDAEGEFRHCYTETVGRVFFELVQRDGGYRGYGAQNAPVRLAAQHLPRRPGR